The Candidatus Poribacteria bacterium genome has a segment encoding these proteins:
- a CDS encoding sugar phosphate isomerase/epimerase produces MKNIFACVGGYGRYEHIMYEHLSSIEVNHLQIPAPSPSAIESVKAELDENGFAPVALTAKYQDEDTTATDAATADWIDAFDAAVRMGVSIVHSSVKAHPGSESDVYNWLSKIGDEASARGLTLALETHPTLLHNGEVCLELIHAVNHPAVRINFDTGNISFYTDGGDAVVELEKIAPYVACTHLKDHDGVFDAWHFTTLGEGIVDFAEVLRILKSVDYTGPYILQPEGVRGEDLTEAQTKERIEKSFEHLRQLGYGD; encoded by the coding sequence ATGAAAAACATCTTTGCTTGTGTCGGTGGTTATGGTCGTTACGAACACATCATGTATGAGCATCTATCTAGCATCGAGGTGAATCACTTGCAGATCCCAGCACCGTCACCTTCAGCGATTGAGAGTGTGAAGGCAGAATTAGACGAGAATGGTTTTGCGCCGGTGGCGCTGACGGCAAAATATCAAGATGAGGATACGACCGCGACAGACGCAGCGACAGCAGATTGGATAGACGCTTTCGATGCGGCAGTCCGCATGGGTGTCTCGATAGTGCATAGCAGCGTCAAAGCCCACCCCGGATCAGAGTCGGATGTCTATAACTGGCTCTCAAAGATAGGGGACGAAGCCAGTGCACGCGGTCTCACCCTAGCCCTCGAAACCCATCCAACCCTGCTTCACAATGGTGAAGTGTGTTTAGAGTTGATACATGCGGTCAATCACCCAGCCGTCCGCATCAACTTCGATACGGGCAACATCTCCTTCTACACCGACGGCGGCGATGCCGTTGTGGAACTTGAGAAGATCGCCCCTTACGTTGCCTGCACCCATCTGAAAGACCACGATGGCGTATTCGACGCGTGGCACTTCACGACGCTCGGCGAGGGAATCGTAGATTTTGCGGAGGTGTTGAGAATCCTCAAATCGGTTGATTACACGGGTCCCTATATTCTCCAACCGGAAGGCGTCCGCGGCGAGGATCTGACCGAAGCACAGACCAAGGAACGGATAGAGAAGTCGTTTGAACACCTACGTCAGCTCGGTTATGGAGACTAG
- a CDS encoding phytanoyl-CoA dioxygenase family protein, translating into MYLTEQQLNFFHTFGFIHIPQLFTPDEVAWITEEFEHVLDTYGKGDEHDGSQRTMIVPTIDHSAKLCTLLDDPRVVGIASDILGDDFNYASGDGNYYSGDTGWHADGGYPELFAIKIAYYLDPLARDTGCLRVMPGSHRPDSFWRTENISPRDSEQLWGIPPSEVPGNVALETNPGDLAIFYHDTLHAAFGGSNRRRMFTMNLIKQGVTEEGIARVDQYLRHHCPVAHGFKIGGMYTDLMLETASPERLRHLTQLHERHALVHPHDTLPRPLPRL; encoded by the coding sequence ATGTACCTGACTGAACAACAACTCAACTTTTTCCACACCTTTGGATTCATCCATATTCCGCAACTGTTCACGCCGGACGAGGTCGCTTGGATTACAGAAGAGTTTGAGCACGTCCTCGATACTTACGGAAAAGGCGATGAACACGATGGATCACAACGCACCATGATTGTTCCGACCATCGATCACAGCGCAAAGCTCTGTACGCTGCTCGACGACCCACGCGTCGTCGGCATCGCCTCCGATATTTTGGGGGACGACTTTAACTACGCTTCCGGCGACGGCAACTACTACAGCGGAGATACCGGTTGGCATGCTGATGGCGGATACCCTGAACTCTTTGCAATCAAAATAGCATACTATCTCGACCCGCTAGCCCGAGATACCGGCTGTTTGCGCGTCATGCCGGGCAGTCATCGCCCCGACTCCTTCTGGCGGACGGAAAATATATCGCCGCGAGATTCTGAACAGTTATGGGGTATCCCGCCCTCCGAGGTTCCAGGGAATGTCGCCTTAGAAACGAATCCCGGTGATCTGGCAATCTTCTATCACGATACCCTGCACGCTGCCTTCGGCGGCAGCAACCGTCGGCGCATGTTTACGATGAATCTGATTAAGCAGGGGGTAACGGAGGAAGGGATCGCACGCGTGGATCAATACCTCCGCCATCATTGCCCTGTCGCGCACGGGTTCAAAATCGGCGGTATGTACACAGATCTGATGCTAGAGACCGCTAGCCCAGAGCGGCTCCGTCATTTGACTCAGTTGCATGAGCGTCACGCGCTAGTTCACCCGCACGACACGCTCCCACGACCGCTACCACGTCTGTGA
- a CDS encoding phosphatase PAP2 family protein, translated as MRRQTVRSTLWTLFFCLISVVGHADEGNFFVRLDQDIFDAIHDEPPRSEPLGTIMEVGTYFGDGRTMLGVSLLLMAYGDDNNRETGRLLTSTFISTGVIVWGLKEIIGRKRPLDEEVGNPAFPSGHTAYAFAGATVLGNRYPKLRIPLYIGAGLVGLTRIYLGRHYASDVIAGAAVGTITGALVSRHRGTLLEWRF; from the coding sequence ATGAGAAGACAAACAGTCCGATCCACTCTGTGGACGCTATTTTTCTGCCTTATCTCCGTCGTGGGACACGCCGATGAAGGCAATTTTTTTGTGCGATTGGATCAGGACATATTCGATGCAATCCACGATGAACCGCCCCGAAGCGAGCCGCTCGGCACCATTATGGAGGTGGGAACCTATTTTGGCGACGGCAGAACAATGCTAGGAGTTTCTCTTCTCCTGATGGCTTATGGCGACGATAACAACCGTGAAACGGGCAGATTGTTGACCTCCACTTTCATCAGCACAGGTGTAATTGTTTGGGGGCTGAAGGAGATTATAGGACGTAAACGCCCCCTCGACGAGGAGGTCGGTAATCCGGCGTTTCCATCGGGGCACACCGCCTACGCTTTCGCCGGTGCGACGGTGCTTGGGAATCGGTATCCCAAACTCCGTATTCCGCTTTACATCGGCGCGGGGTTGGTCGGTCTCACCCGAATCTACCTGGGCAGGCATTATGCGTCTGATGTGATTGCCGGCGCAGCGGTGGGCACAATCACTGGGGCGCTCGTCTCACGCCATCGTGGAACGTTGTTGGAATGGCGGTTCTAA
- a CDS encoding glycoside hydrolase family 32 protein: MGNQWERLKGKTYPDTLTEQLTTLEIDETLISYKKQREQMAKDPYRPIYHMSSLSSMGDPNGLCQWQGRYHLFYQFGPEGSDRCHWGHCYADDLVHWRDLPPALYPDTELHCFSGQTLVEDERVVAIYHGKESGNSIATATDPLLLNWEKHPDNPVIPNPKIDEYERPYNVFDPCIWKEEDGYYSISGTSIDGYIRERRRSASHLFYSKDLSEWKYLHPLLIDDVFCDLGEDGAVPNFLPIDHGKHILLLFSHKRAARYYIGEYDQQTHRFTPEYHGRINHGPFGGGHVACPSATIDSNGRCITILNCADGRQGPQSEWGRCMTLPWQLSLKADTMLAIEPVDEVKSLRYNHEHFGEVALSANEERALDSVAGKAIEIDLTVEIGTAREVGVYVLRSPDGRERTKISIYNHGHPKTNDSLQIDTSNASLRTDLVGKPPETAPFYVGTDRRIRLRVFIDRSLIEVFADNGECKAEWAFPRKGIDKIFPLFSRQCAVARAYPEQEDSNGISLFSIGGEAQIVSLDMWQMRSIWPELKYQEGT, from the coding sequence ATGGGGAATCAGTGGGAACGATTAAAAGGCAAAACTTATCCAGATACCTTGACTGAACAACTCACCACGCTTGAAATAGATGAAACCCTGATTTCATACAAGAAACAGAGAGAGCAGATGGCGAAAGACCCGTATCGTCCGATCTATCACATGTCTTCTTTATCAAGCATGGGAGACCCGAACGGGCTTTGCCAATGGCAGGGACGGTATCATCTATTCTACCAATTCGGTCCCGAAGGGAGCGACCGGTGCCACTGGGGGCATTGCTACGCCGATGACTTGGTACATTGGCGCGATCTGCCGCCTGCGCTCTATCCGGACACAGAACTTCACTGTTTCAGTGGCCAGACGCTTGTGGAAGATGAAAGGGTTGTCGCCATTTACCACGGCAAGGAATCGGGGAATAGTATTGCTACTGCGACGGATCCACTTTTGTTAAACTGGGAAAAACATCCAGATAATCCGGTTATCCCCAACCCTAAGATAGACGAATACGAGCGTCCCTACAACGTATTCGACCCATGTATATGGAAAGAGGAAGACGGGTATTATTCAATTTCCGGAACATCAATTGATGGTTACATCCGGGAACGGCGCCGCTCTGCCTCCCATCTTTTCTATTCAAAAGACCTGTCTGAATGGAAATATTTACATCCGCTGCTGATCGATGATGTTTTCTGTGATCTGGGCGAAGATGGTGCAGTACCAAATTTCTTGCCTATCGATCATGGCAAGCACATCTTACTCCTCTTTAGTCACAAACGGGCGGCGCGCTATTACATCGGTGAATATGACCAGCAAACACACCGATTCACGCCAGAATATCACGGCAGAATTAACCACGGTCCCTTTGGCGGCGGACATGTCGCCTGTCCCTCCGCAACGATAGATAGCAATGGACGTTGCATCACTATCCTCAACTGCGCGGACGGTAGGCAAGGTCCGCAATCTGAGTGGGGACGGTGTATGACACTGCCTTGGCAACTCTCCCTGAAGGCAGACACCATGTTGGCAATAGAACCTGTTGATGAGGTGAAATCCCTTCGTTATAATCACGAACATTTCGGGGAGGTTGCGTTATCAGCAAACGAGGAACGCGCCCTAGATAGTGTGGCAGGAAAAGCCATTGAGATCGACTTAACCGTAGAGATAGGAACTGCGCGGGAGGTTGGGGTGTATGTGCTCCGCTCACCAGATGGGCGTGAGCGAACGAAAATTTCGATCTACAACCACGGCCACCCAAAGACCAATGACAGTTTGCAGATCGACACCTCCAACGCTTCTCTGAGGACTGACCTCGTTGGCAAACCGCCAGAGACCGCTCCATTCTATGTGGGGACAGATCGACGGATACGGCTGCGCGTCTTTATCGATCGGAGCCTCATTGAAGTTTTCGCGGATAACGGGGAGTGCAAGGCAGAATGGGCGTTCCCAAGGAAAGGGATCGACAAAATTTTCCCGTTGTTCTCCAGACAGTGTGCCGTTGCGCGTGCCTATCCGGAGCAGGAAGATAGCAACGGTATCTCTCTATTCTCAATAGGGGGCGAAGCACAGATTGTGTCGCTGGATATGTGGCAGATGCGGTCAATCTGGCCTGAGTTGAAATACCAAGAAGGCACATAG
- a CDS encoding ABC transporter permease, translating to MIAAAILLIRYAARREYWQSAARQVCGRRLAMVSFAILSIYISIGLLDSIRWSDPVFNPDGKLVRNETEQLIYSPRRWSLLDRICTPLRENTEKTYSAPFAAHLYTKSTIQQPDGRITREHPPLQHPHSHLFGTDKVGTDVFYRALKGIRTALIIGGFTTLTAIPFALCFGVIAGYLGGRVDDIVQYIYSTLASIPSILLIAAFMLLFGHGLFNLCLILGISSWTGLCRLLRGETLKLRELEYIQAAEAFGVSRWKILAKHIVPNVMHIVLISAILRFSGLVFFEALLTYLQIGVDPTTGSWGNMINTARLELARDPVVWWNLIAAFLFMFGLVLPANLFGDAVRDALDPRLRTE from the coding sequence ATGATTGCGGCAGCAATCCTCCTGATTCGGTACGCTGCGCGTCGAGAGTATTGGCAAAGTGCTGCACGTCAGGTCTGCGGGCGTCGGTTGGCGATGGTTTCCTTTGCTATTCTATCGATCTATATCTCCATTGGATTGCTCGATAGTATCCGTTGGAGTGATCCGGTCTTCAACCCGGATGGAAAGTTGGTTCGCAACGAAACGGAACAACTCATCTATTCCCCGCGAAGGTGGAGTCTCCTAGATCGAATCTGCACACCGCTACGTGAGAACACCGAAAAAACCTACTCTGCCCCCTTCGCAGCTCATCTCTACACCAAGAGTACAATCCAGCAGCCGGATGGGCGAATCACCCGCGAGCATCCGCCGCTGCAACACCCACATTCACACCTCTTCGGCACAGACAAGGTCGGCACCGACGTCTTCTACCGTGCGCTGAAAGGGATTCGGACGGCGCTGATTATCGGTGGGTTCACAACGCTGACCGCGATCCCGTTCGCGCTCTGCTTCGGCGTAATCGCCGGTTATCTCGGGGGACGGGTTGATGACATTGTTCAATATATCTACTCCACCCTTGCGTCTATTCCGAGCATTCTGTTGATCGCTGCGTTCATGCTCCTGTTTGGACACGGCTTGTTCAACCTCTGTCTCATCCTAGGGATCAGCAGTTGGACGGGGCTGTGCCGACTGCTGCGCGGCGAAACCCTCAAGCTACGGGAGCTAGAATATATCCAAGCCGCAGAAGCCTTCGGCGTGAGTCGATGGAAGATCCTTGCCAAGCATATCGTACCAAACGTCATGCACATCGTGCTTATCTCTGCTATCCTGCGTTTCAGTGGGCTGGTTTTCTTTGAAGCATTGCTGACCTATCTCCAGATCGGTGTCGATCCGACGACGGGCAGTTGGGGCAACATGATCAACACTGCCCGTTTGGAGTTAGCCCGCGATCCGGTGGTCTGGTGGAATCTCATTGCCGCATTTCTATTTATGTTTGGGCTAGTGCTGCCGGCGAATCTATTCGGGGATGCTGTTCGTGATGCGTTGGATCCGCGTCTGCGGACGGAGTAG
- a CDS encoding gamma-glutamyltransferase family protein, protein MPRSHRPSVRGKRYVVSSVHYLATMGGARILENGGNAADAGVAVGICINVLQPGFTHFGGVAPIIHCPGSGAPVETISGLGRWPQAANIDYFRKYHNGDLPPGILRTVTPASPDAWLTALARFGTMTFEEVIQPALDLVEQGHPVDDQFHAFASRELGGDPSTAAVFNPGGHIPQVGEIFFQKDLANTFRRMIDAERGASGNREAGIRAARDLIYKGEIAHEIADFHAQEGGLLTYEDLAAFSVRVEPPTHITYKGYDVYTCGPWCQGPTLNMALKILEGADLQGMGHESADYLHTVIEGLKLAFADREAYFGDPDFVQVPMVGLLDERYAAERRAAIDPQRAVPDMPLPGDPWPFHPESRGENSPLPTLDPNRPQPERISHWESDTSYLCVIDESGNAFSATPSDVVGWSPIVPGLGFPVSGRGTQTWLDPAHPSCLQPWKRPRLTPNPALALKDGKPFMPFGCPGGDAQVQGMLQVFLNIIEFGMEPQEAIEAPRVISHSFPNSFWPHGSLPGEVVVEARIAPQTREALRGRGHHLHDHDDWSAGVSRVCAITVDPETGTRIGGADPRSTSYAIGW, encoded by the coding sequence ATGCCAAGAAGTCATCGCCCCTCAGTCCGCGGGAAACGGTACGTTGTCTCATCGGTACACTATCTCGCAACAATGGGCGGGGCACGTATTCTCGAAAATGGCGGTAACGCCGCCGATGCGGGTGTTGCCGTCGGTATCTGCATCAATGTGCTTCAGCCGGGATTCACCCATTTTGGTGGTGTCGCACCGATAATCCACTGTCCGGGGTCAGGGGCACCCGTAGAAACCATCAGTGGACTCGGACGCTGGCCCCAAGCGGCAAACATCGACTATTTCCGAAAATATCACAACGGTGATCTGCCCCCCGGAATCTTGCGAACCGTTACACCCGCATCGCCCGATGCGTGGCTGACGGCGTTGGCACGATTCGGCACCATGACCTTTGAAGAGGTCATCCAGCCCGCGCTGGATCTTGTCGAACAAGGGCACCCGGTTGATGATCAGTTCCACGCATTTGCTAGCCGGGAGCTAGGGGGCGACCCATCAACGGCTGCTGTCTTCAACCCCGGTGGACATATTCCACAAGTCGGGGAGATCTTTTTCCAGAAGGATCTGGCGAACACCTTCAGGCGGATGATTGATGCTGAACGGGGAGCGAGTGGTAACCGTGAAGCAGGAATCAGAGCCGCACGCGACCTAATCTATAAAGGCGAAATTGCCCACGAAATCGCTGATTTCCACGCGCAGGAAGGGGGACTGCTGACCTACGAAGATCTCGCCGCATTTTCGGTTCGGGTCGAGCCACCAACGCACATCACCTACAAAGGCTATGACGTTTATACCTGTGGACCGTGGTGTCAGGGGCCGACCCTCAACATGGCACTAAAGATTCTCGAAGGGGCTGACTTGCAGGGAATGGGGCACGAGTCTGCGGACTATCTTCACACGGTGATTGAAGGACTGAAATTGGCGTTTGCGGATCGGGAGGCGTATTTCGGCGATCCCGATTTTGTGCAGGTGCCGATGGTAGGCTTGCTTGATGAGCGATATGCCGCTGAAAGACGAGCTGCCATTGATCCACAACGCGCCGTCCCCGACATGCCACTTCCCGGTGATCCGTGGCCATTCCATCCGGAGTCGCGCGGAGAGAACAGCCCCCTCCCAACCTTGGACCCGAATCGTCCACAGCCGGAGCGGATATCGCATTGGGAGAGCGATACCAGTTACCTCTGCGTGATAGATGAGAGCGGTAACGCGTTCTCCGCTACGCCTTCGGATGTGGTTGGCTGGTCTCCAATCGTTCCGGGCTTGGGTTTTCCTGTCTCAGGACGGGGCACGCAGACGTGGCTAGATCCAGCGCACCCCTCCTGTCTGCAGCCGTGGAAACGTCCACGCCTCACCCCGAATCCAGCGCTGGCTCTCAAGGATGGAAAGCCGTTTATGCCTTTCGGTTGTCCCGGTGGAGATGCACAGGTGCAAGGGATGCTGCAGGTGTTCCTCAATATCATCGAGTTCGGGATGGAGCCGCAAGAGGCGATCGAAGCCCCTCGTGTCATCAGTCACAGCTTCCCGAATTCGTTCTGGCCCCATGGATCACTGCCCGGCGAGGTAGTGGTCGAAGCCCGTATCGCCCCACAGACCCGCGAGGCTTTGCGTGGTCGGGGGCATCACCTTCACGATCACGACGATTGGAGTGCAGGGGTCAGCCGTGTGTGCGCAATCACCGTTGATCCTGAGACGGGAACACGCATCGGTGGTGCAGATCCACGCTCCACATCATATGCAATCGGTTGGTAA
- a CDS encoding acetylxylan esterase: MPLTFDMSLAELKTYKGVNPRPDDFDSFWEDALAEMREVDPQIEISPASFQTPFAECSDLYFTGVGGARVHAKLIVPNEFTIPHSAVLMFHGYSGDAGDWVSKLGYAALGHTVAALDCRGQGGSSEDTGGVTGWTLRGHIIRGLEDPPEKLLYRQIFLDTAQLAKIVMEMPEVDENRVGATGRSQGGGLTLACAALEPRIKRAAPVFPFLCDYQRVWEMDQAKDAYAELGEYFRKFDPLHEREEAIFEKLGYIDVQYLCPRIRSEVFMGVGLMDTICPPSTQFAAYNKITAEKSLAIYPDFAHEDLPGLGDEIFQFMSGL; this comes from the coding sequence ATGCCTTTGACCTTTGATATGTCGTTAGCGGAGTTGAAAACCTATAAGGGCGTAAATCCACGCCCCGACGACTTTGATTCTTTTTGGGAGGACGCGCTTGCGGAGATGCGGGAGGTTGATCCGCAGATTGAGATCTCACCGGCAAGTTTCCAGACCCCCTTTGCAGAATGTTCAGATCTCTATTTCACCGGTGTCGGCGGTGCGCGGGTTCACGCCAAACTTATCGTCCCGAATGAGTTTACTATCCCCCATTCGGCGGTGTTGATGTTCCACGGCTATTCTGGCGATGCCGGCGATTGGGTAAGTAAGTTGGGCTACGCCGCTCTCGGTCACACCGTCGCCGCGCTCGATTGTCGTGGTCAGGGTGGTTCGTCCGAAGATACGGGCGGTGTGACAGGCTGGACGTTACGCGGACATATTATCCGCGGACTTGAAGATCCGCCGGAAAAACTGCTCTACCGCCAGATTTTTCTGGATACAGCACAACTCGCAAAAATTGTGATGGAGATGCCGGAGGTGGACGAAAATCGAGTCGGTGCGACCGGCAGAAGCCAAGGCGGCGGACTGACACTCGCTTGTGCAGCCCTTGAACCGCGTATCAAACGGGCAGCACCCGTGTTTCCGTTCCTCTGCGATTACCAGCGGGTGTGGGAGATGGATCAGGCAAAAGATGCTTACGCCGAATTGGGAGAATACTTCCGTAAATTCGACCCACTCCACGAGCGCGAAGAGGCGATATTTGAGAAACTAGGCTATATCGACGTGCAGTATCTATGTCCACGCATCCGGAGTGAAGTCTTTATGGGGGTGGGACTAATGGACACCATCTGTCCACCTTCGACGCAATTTGCCGCTTATAACAAGATTACAGCGGAGAAATCGTTAGCGATTTATCCTGACTTTGCACATGAAGACCTGCCGGGACTCGGAGACGAGATCTTTCAGTTTATGAGCGGGCTTTAG